A DNA window from Desertifilum tharense IPPAS B-1220 contains the following coding sequences:
- a CDS encoding dynamin family protein gives MSYKVETTRFMSGLERVSQVRSQLAHHLANLVSTLKQSEANSQNQSGKLGLEREIADLDKYSQTLQKGVFRLLVLGDMKRGKSTFLNALIGERLLPSDVNPCTAILTLLRYGAEKKVTVYFNDGKAPEEVDFKVFKQRYTIDPSEAKELERQKKLAFPDVDYAVVEYPLPLLEKGIEIVDSPGLNDTEARNELSLGYVNNCHAILFVLRATQPCTLGERRYLENYIKGRGLSVFFLVNAWDQVRESLIDPEDEEELAEAEEKLHRVFQANLAEYCQVEGFDLYDERVFLLSSLDALRRRIKNSDASLEGTGFPEFMGALGAFLTKERAISEFRQARTLAKQTERHVRESIERRIPLLEKDVEELKARIQSVEPEFTKLSEIREQFKAEILATRDRKAKAIADSFRTYVLALGNTFETDFLRYQPELRFMDFLSKGKREAFEKALTEAFSQYINDKLSAWSLSAEQEMNAAFTQLSKSALQYGASYTKVTDKITEKLTGQKVQPLLGTTPEDNAPTWAKWAAGLFSLARGNIAGVAMAGAGFDWKNIVLNFITVFGISSIIASFTGIVLGPLYLALLGMGVGLLQADGARKELVKAARKELVKYLPQVAQEQWQPIYDAIAECFDTYEREVTERLNDDINARKAELDNLMQQKNSQEISRTAECDRFKRFASEVSAETEQVETLYQGFLAANA, from the coding sequence ATGAGCTATAAAGTAGAAACAACCCGATTTATGAGTGGTTTAGAACGCGTCTCCCAAGTGCGTTCTCAGCTTGCTCACCATCTAGCAAATTTAGTCAGTACGCTGAAACAATCAGAAGCTAATAGCCAGAACCAATCAGGAAAATTAGGACTCGAACGAGAAATTGCTGACTTAGACAAATATAGCCAAACTTTACAAAAAGGCGTGTTTCGGCTTCTCGTTTTAGGCGACATGAAACGGGGAAAAAGCACCTTTCTCAACGCTTTAATTGGCGAACGACTGCTTCCTAGCGATGTCAATCCCTGTACGGCAATTCTCACCTTATTGCGCTACGGTGCTGAAAAGAAAGTTACGGTGTATTTTAATGATGGTAAAGCACCCGAAGAGGTAGATTTCAAAGTCTTTAAGCAGCGCTACACCATCGATCCTTCAGAAGCCAAAGAATTAGAACGTCAGAAAAAACTAGCGTTTCCAGATGTAGATTATGCCGTGGTAGAGTATCCCTTACCGCTATTAGAAAAAGGGATTGAAATTGTTGATAGTCCTGGGTTGAATGATACAGAAGCGAGAAATGAATTATCTTTGGGCTATGTCAATAATTGCCATGCCATTTTATTTGTGCTGCGGGCTACTCAACCTTGTACGTTAGGCGAACGCCGATATTTAGAGAACTATATCAAAGGGCGGGGTTTATCTGTCTTCTTTTTGGTGAATGCTTGGGATCAGGTGCGAGAAAGTTTAATCGATCCAGAAGATGAAGAAGAGTTAGCAGAAGCCGAAGAAAAATTACATCGCGTTTTTCAAGCCAACTTAGCCGAATATTGTCAGGTGGAAGGCTTCGATTTGTATGACGAACGCGTATTTCTGCTTTCTTCTTTGGATGCATTGCGACGGCGAATTAAAAATTCCGACGCGTCGTTAGAGGGCACGGGTTTTCCTGAATTTATGGGGGCGCTAGGGGCATTTTTAACCAAAGAACGGGCTATTTCTGAGTTTCGTCAAGCCCGAACCCTGGCAAAACAAACAGAACGGCACGTTCGCGAATCCATTGAACGGCGAATTCCGCTATTAGAAAAAGATGTAGAGGAGTTGAAAGCCCGAATTCAATCGGTAGAACCCGAATTTACCAAACTCAGCGAGATTCGCGAACAGTTTAAAGCCGAAATTCTCGCGACGCGCGATCGCAAAGCTAAAGCGATCGCCGATTCCTTCCGAACCTACGTGCTAGCCTTGGGCAATACCTTTGAAACCGACTTCCTGCGCTACCAGCCCGAATTGCGGTTTATGGACTTTCTCAGCAAAGGCAAGCGCGAAGCCTTCGAGAAAGCCCTGACAGAAGCCTTTAGCCAATATATCAACGATAAACTCTCCGCCTGGAGTCTCTCAGCCGAACAGGAAATGAACGCCGCCTTTACGCAACTTTCCAAGAGTGCCTTGCAATACGGCGCATCCTATACCAAGGTGACAGATAAGATTACCGAGAAACTCACCGGGCAAAAAGTTCAACCCCTGCTAGGCACCACCCCCGAAGATAATGCCCCCACCTGGGCAAAATGGGCGGCAGGCTTATTCTCCCTAGCCAGAGGCAATATTGCAGGCGTCGCAATGGCGGGGGCGGGTTTTGACTGGAAAAATATTGTCCTCAACTTTATTACCGTCTTTGGAATTAGCAGCATCATCGCCTCATTTACAGGTATTGTATTAGGGCCGCTATACCTCGCCCTCTTAGGGATGGGAGTCGGGTTATTGCAAGCGGATGGGGCGCGTAAAGAACTGGTGAAAGCCGCCCGCAAGGAATTAGTAAAATATTTACCCCAAGTCGCCCAAGAACAATGGCAACCGATCTATGATGCGATCGCAGAATGTTTCGACACCTACGAACGCGAAGTCACAGAACGCCTCAACGACGACATCAACGCCCGCAAAGCCGAATTAGATAACCTAATGCAGCAGAAAAACTCCCAGGAAATCAGCCGTACTGCTGAGTGCGATCGCTTTAAGCGGTTTGCGTCTGAAGTCAGTGCTGAAACCGAACAGGTGGAAACGCTGTATCAAGGGTTCCTGGCGGCGAATGCCTAG
- a CDS encoding aldo/keto reductase family protein → MEYRHLGKHGLRVSEICLGSWLTYGGATAADTARSCIEQAYSLGINFFDTANVYAAGEAEKIVGQVLQQYPRESYVIATKVYFPMGKGPNDRGLSRKHILEQCDASLKRLGLDYIDLYQAHRYDPTVPLAETLMAFDFLVKQGKILYYGVSEWSAGQLAHASDLARLANLAPLASNQPRYNLLDRTIEPEILPLCQREGIGIINYSPLAQGLLTGKYKPGQPLPDGSRASDPKQNMFLNNGNLEREQLLKVQRLLPIAEQEGLSLSQLALAWCLRQRELSSTIIGASQPLQVRENAGASGVELSATTLQRINEILETTASDRATVGA, encoded by the coding sequence ATGGAATATCGGCATTTAGGGAAGCATGGTCTGCGGGTTTCCGAAATTTGTTTGGGATCGTGGCTAACTTATGGGGGCGCAACCGCAGCAGACACCGCCCGGAGTTGTATCGAACAAGCCTATAGCCTGGGGATTAACTTCTTTGATACCGCGAACGTCTACGCCGCCGGAGAAGCCGAAAAAATTGTGGGTCAGGTGTTGCAGCAGTACCCGCGCGAATCCTACGTAATCGCCACGAAAGTCTACTTTCCAATGGGCAAAGGGCCTAACGATCGCGGTCTATCGCGCAAGCATATTTTAGAGCAATGTGACGCCAGCCTAAAGCGCTTAGGCTTAGACTATATTGACCTTTACCAGGCCCATCGCTATGACCCAACAGTACCGCTAGCTGAAACGCTGATGGCTTTCGACTTTCTGGTCAAACAGGGCAAAATCCTATATTACGGAGTCTCGGAATGGAGTGCCGGACAGCTTGCCCATGCTAGCGATCTTGCCCGGTTGGCGAATCTAGCCCCGCTTGCTTCTAACCAACCGCGCTACAACCTGTTAGATCGCACCATTGAACCGGAAATCTTGCCGCTGTGCCAGCGCGAAGGCATCGGAATTATCAATTATTCTCCCCTCGCCCAGGGCTTGCTGACGGGCAAATATAAACCCGGTCAACCGTTGCCAGACGGTTCGCGGGCCAGCGATCCTAAGCAAAATATGTTTTTGAATAACGGCAATTTAGAGCGAGAGCAATTGCTGAAGGTACAGCGATTATTACCCATCGCCGAGCAAGAAGGCCTGAGTTTGAGTCAATTAGCCCTAGCGTGGTGCCTGCGCCAGCGAGAACTGAGCAGCACAATTATTGGGGCCAGTCAACCCCTCCAGGTTCGGGAGAATGCGGGCGCATCGGGTGTAGAGCTTTCTGCAACGACGCTTCAGCGCATTAACGAAATTTTAGAGACGACTGCGAGCGATCGCGCTACCGTTGGCGCTTAA
- a CDS encoding dynamin family protein, with protein sequence MEYSSEFANLVASVQSALGLIDFESNASLRQDALNLCDYLADPVFRIAVFGPFNHGKSTLLNALLGSRTLPIDLIPTTGAAIAVRYGTEITTRITFSNGREIVEPGTDILKQYAILDDQRRMRGDVTGVNVTYPHPFLQTGIEFLDLPGTNDREAQEMLVRDRLFTCDLIIQVLDARKLMTLGEREHLRDWLLDREIKSIVFVVNFLNLLEPDEQKEVFHRLRFVAESFRADLPSGISNLYRVDALPALRARLKGDTSAAQVSGLAAFESALQAITAAQQERLRVRLPRIQAIASQIQQQLQAKVEAFNAELVAAKEKQQAKIAIQQKAEKLIRQGFQASASELESWLYLPKLLERYQSELAMALRQGQFETWQTQRLQSAIAPHEQSLNQWLDKGCEFFQQQHPGTLKFPYPSPPQVTLPKPPQTATSKSDSDLMPVALSTGIGWILGGPVGAAVVGGASYLIGRTPSQKSANSPPESQILQAYQEAAEDYLTHLNIEWLANLRDFQQKLETIICYKSEDEPLESTPASYQIQLAQSLIDNLSLEIEKIGRL encoded by the coding sequence ATGGAATACTCTTCGGAATTTGCTAACCTGGTTGCGTCTGTTCAGTCGGCTTTGGGCTTAATTGATTTTGAGTCTAACGCTAGCTTGCGCCAAGATGCCCTTAACTTATGCGACTATTTAGCCGATCCGGTTTTCCGCATTGCCGTATTTGGGCCGTTTAATCATGGTAAATCTACCTTGTTAAATGCCTTACTGGGTAGTCGGACTCTCCCGATCGATCTCATTCCCACAACGGGGGCTGCGATCGCAGTACGCTACGGTACAGAAATCACGACTCGCATTACCTTCTCTAACGGTCGAGAGATTGTGGAACCGGGAACCGATATCCTCAAACAATACGCCATTTTAGATGACCAACGGCGGATGCGAGGGGATGTGACGGGGGTGAATGTTACCTATCCCCATCCTTTCTTGCAAACCGGGATAGAATTTCTGGACTTACCTGGAACTAACGATCGCGAGGCGCAAGAAATGCTAGTGCGCGATCGCCTTTTTACCTGCGATCTAATTATCCAGGTTTTGGATGCTCGCAAGCTGATGACGTTGGGGGAACGCGAACACCTGCGCGACTGGCTATTAGATCGCGAGATTAAAAGTATCGTGTTTGTGGTGAATTTCCTGAATTTATTGGAACCTGACGAACAGAAAGAGGTCTTTCACCGCCTGCGGTTTGTGGCAGAGAGTTTTCGCGCCGATCTTCCCTCTGGCATTAGCAACCTCTACCGGGTTGATGCTCTACCGGCCCTGAGAGCTAGATTAAAAGGGGATACTTCTGCGGCGCAAGTGAGTGGGTTAGCGGCGTTTGAATCAGCCTTACAAGCCATTACAGCGGCACAACAGGAACGGTTGCGGGTTCGTCTCCCTCGCATTCAGGCGATCGCTTCTCAAATTCAACAGCAGTTACAGGCTAAAGTAGAAGCGTTTAATGCAGAATTAGTCGCCGCTAAAGAGAAGCAACAGGCGAAAATTGCCATTCAACAAAAAGCGGAAAAACTCATTCGCCAAGGGTTCCAAGCTAGCGCCTCGGAGTTAGAAAGCTGGCTGTATCTCCCCAAACTGCTAGAACGCTATCAATCTGAACTGGCAATGGCGCTACGTCAGGGACAATTTGAAACTTGGCAAACGCAACGCCTGCAAAGCGCGATCGCACCTCACGAACAATCGCTCAATCAATGGCTAGATAAGGGTTGCGAGTTTTTTCAACAGCAACATCCAGGTACCCTCAAGTTTCCCTATCCCAGTCCCCCCCAAGTCACCTTACCCAAACCGCCTCAAACTGCGACCTCAAAAAGTGATTCAGACTTAATGCCAGTGGCGCTATCTACAGGAATTGGTTGGATTTTGGGGGGGCCGGTAGGCGCGGCGGTTGTCGGGGGTGCCAGCTATCTGATCGGCCGCACGCCCTCTCAAAAATCGGCAAATTCTCCCCCGGAAAGTCAAATTTTACAAGCCTATCAAGAAGCCGCAGAGGATTATTTAACCCATCTCAATATTGAATGGCTGGCAAACCTGCGCGATTTCCAACAAAAATTAGAGACAATTATCTGTTATAAAAGTGAAGATGAACCTTTAGAATCAACGCCTGCTTCCTATCAAATTCAACTAGCACAAAGTTTGATAGATAACCTCTCTCTAGAGATAGAGAAAATAGGGCGTTTATAA
- a CDS encoding dynamin family protein, translated as MSYPNFLGNLERVSQARHASANHLEKIAETLAKAEVKGEQASGKLSLERDIEDINIASANLKRGVFRLLVLGDMKRGKSTFLNALIGENLLPSDVNPCTAVLTILRYGLHKQVKVYFKGVRPPECLDFETFKQHYTIHPDEAKKLEQEKKLAFPEVEYAAVEYPLPLLEKGIEIIDSPGLNDTEARNELALSYINNCHAILFVLRAMQPCTLEERRYLNNYIKDRGLTVFFLVNAWDEIREALIDPDDPEELQDAQTKLRKVFHNNLAEYCQVEGQDIYEQRVFEVSSIQALRRRLKDPNANLAETGFPEFTHALNTFLTQERAIAQMRQARSLARQAYHRVHEAIERRLPLLSRDVNELKQRIQAVEPEFNQLQAIRDRFQSEIFALRDRKADAIAKGFHNYILNLGNTFETDFLQYQPDIGFLDFLQQGRRDEFNSAFQRAFEQYINDKVAAWELSTEQELSNAFADLGRKASYHGEAYAQVTQTMTEKLIGQKISVNICVEENTPSWSSWAAGFASLAIGNVAGLALAGAGFDWRNILLNSLAVLGIWSFLSIFSIGLVTGPVGLLLLGLGVGAFQTDSAKKELIRATKKEFLKYLPKIAQEQQTNVYQAVQNCFNSYEKEAIQRIDDDIKARKSELSNLIQHKETQEINCEVELQRLNTLDSQILAEVRSLESVYESLLAA; from the coding sequence ATGAGTTATCCTAACTTTTTGGGCAATCTCGAACGTGTTTCTCAAGCTAGACATGCCAGTGCTAATCATCTTGAAAAGATTGCGGAGACGCTAGCCAAAGCTGAAGTTAAGGGCGAACAAGCGTCAGGAAAACTTAGCCTAGAACGCGATATTGAAGATATTAACATTGCGAGTGCCAACTTAAAAAGAGGAGTTTTTCGTCTCCTGGTTTTAGGAGATATGAAGCGCGGCAAAAGTACCTTTCTCAACGCTTTAATCGGAGAAAACCTACTCCCTAGCGATGTCAATCCCTGCACGGCAGTTTTAACCATTCTACGGTATGGATTGCACAAACAAGTTAAGGTTTACTTTAAAGGCGTTCGCCCGCCCGAATGTCTAGACTTTGAAACCTTTAAGCAACACTATACCATTCATCCAGACGAAGCCAAAAAATTAGAGCAGGAAAAGAAACTCGCATTTCCTGAAGTAGAATATGCAGCGGTAGAATATCCTTTACCCTTACTCGAAAAAGGGATTGAAATTATCGATAGTCCTGGATTGAATGATACCGAAGCTCGCAACGAGCTGGCCCTGAGTTATATTAACAATTGCCATGCCATTCTCTTCGTCTTGCGAGCAATGCAACCCTGTACCTTAGAAGAACGGCGCTATTTGAATAACTACATTAAAGATAGAGGGTTAACCGTTTTTTTCCTAGTCAATGCCTGGGATGAAATTCGAGAAGCCTTAATCGATCCCGACGATCCCGAAGAGTTGCAAGACGCCCAAACCAAGCTTCGCAAAGTCTTCCATAATAACTTAGCAGAATATTGCCAAGTTGAGGGACAAGATATCTACGAACAGCGCGTTTTTGAAGTCTCTTCCATTCAAGCCCTGCGACGACGGCTAAAAGATCCCAATGCAAATTTAGCAGAAACTGGCTTTCCCGAATTTACCCATGCGCTCAATACCTTTTTAACCCAAGAAAGAGCGATCGCGCAAATGCGTCAAGCCCGCAGCCTCGCCAGACAAGCCTATCATCGGGTACATGAAGCCATCGAACGCCGCCTTCCCCTGTTAAGCCGCGATGTCAACGAACTCAAACAGCGCATTCAGGCGGTTGAACCTGAGTTTAACCAACTCCAGGCAATTCGCGATCGCTTTCAGTCAGAAATCTTTGCGTTGCGCGATCGCAAAGCTGATGCGATCGCCAAAGGCTTCCACAATTATATCCTGAATTTGGGTAACACCTTTGAAACCGATTTTCTCCAATATCAACCCGATATTGGCTTTTTAGACTTCCTGCAACAGGGAAGGCGAGATGAATTTAACAGCGCTTTTCAACGCGCTTTTGAGCAATATATTAACGATAAAGTCGCCGCTTGGGAACTCAGCACCGAACAAGAACTGAGCAACGCCTTTGCTGACTTGGGACGCAAAGCCAGCTATCATGGTGAAGCCTATGCCCAGGTGACGCAAACCATGACCGAAAAACTCATCGGTCAGAAAATTTCTGTTAATATTTGTGTTGAAGAAAATACGCCGTCTTGGTCAAGTTGGGCGGCTGGTTTTGCCTCTTTAGCCATTGGAAATGTTGCAGGTTTGGCGCTAGCCGGGGCAGGTTTTGATTGGCGAAATATCCTGTTAAACTCATTAGCTGTATTAGGCATTTGGAGCTTTTTAAGTATCTTCTCCATTGGCTTAGTGACTGGGCCAGTGGGTTTGTTATTATTGGGATTAGGGGTGGGTGCTTTTCAAACTGATAGCGCCAAAAAAGAACTCATTCGAGCTACAAAAAAAGAGTTTCTGAAGTACCTGCCCAAAATTGCCCAAGAACAACAGACGAATGTTTATCAAGCCGTGCAAAACTGCTTCAATAGTTACGAAAAAGAAGCCATTCAGCGCATTGATGATGACATTAAAGCCCGAAAATCTGAGCTTTCTAACTTAATCCAGCACAAAGAAACCCAAGAAATTAACTGCGAGGTGGAATTGCAGCGCCTCAATACGTTAGATAGCCAAATTCTCGCTGAAGTTCGCAGCCTGGAATCCGTTTATGAAAGCTTGCTAGCAGCCTGA
- a CDS encoding PAS domain S-box protein, with the protein MLLSYSVALLSTTLALGIALLLGFVIAPIPTSPFFVAVMVSAWLGGLGPGLLATVLSTLAINYCCLPPPYSFAFDDPNTLVRLGAFIIASFLISGLNQARWSAIHREKRLRAASETAQRETQVVKERLGTVLSSISDGFYTLDRDWCYTYANDRYCHMVEREREQLLGENFWALFPCILGTSLESQFQQAMVEQISAGFEYLHLPWQYWYEYRVYPSPDGLTVFIADITERKQTEAEREQLLQTLAAERAQFEAVLSQMPAGVLIADAASGNLILSNEQAHQLLRYTQAIDIKLDQYLPNIPLLAYRLDGQPYAADEYPLARSLRTGETIRHEEIEIRYPDGSRIVIDTNASAVLNDRGEIISAVAVFQDITQRQHTEIALRQSEERLRVALKNAPITVFNQDLDLRYTWIENPAFGDLEGTVLGKGDRDLANPEEAAILTRIKRQVLETGIGTREECKLTHLGQEYYYDLTIEPLKETPGNVIGVTGAAIDITPLKQTELALRQSEERFRLLAERVRVIPWEVDPATGQFTYVGPQVVEILGYPLEDWYIQGFWTKQMYVRDREWVPQLCYENSLILDNYDFEYRMVAADGRIVWLYDVVNVLRQGDRPQLLRGIMIDITQRKRHEEAQQYLAQFSKALASSLDYQTILNQLAYQLVPHLADWCVVQVVQDDGSIEAVATAHSNPEKIQWADEIRQRYPINPDDPTGTPRVLRTGQSEFYPHITDELLVQSARDEEHLRLLREVGFRSAMIVPMPARGKILGTLVFVAAESARQYDPEDLAFAEELGRHAALAVDNAQLYQKAQQAQQIAERLAHRTAILQQITAAFSQALTPKQVAEVVTQRAIAAMEAKAGLLTLLIDEGKALQVIQAVGYPESILNVWSSFPTNAPVPLAETARTQNPVFIGNRELFVERYPHLAESATITQHQAWACLPLSVEDRLLGVIGLSFSQAQTFDSEDRIFMLTLAQQCAQAIARTDLYEAEQRARNAAEAANRVKDEFLAVVSHELRSPLNPILGWSKFLLNGKLDADRTQQALSAIERNARLQSELIEDLLDVSRILRGKLSLNASSVNLASTIQAAIETVRLAAEAKSIEMNAFLDPQVGRVWGDATRLQQVVWNLLSNAVKFTPPNGQIEVKLERLSDTPPQSFAQIVVADTGKGIATDFLPHVFDYFRQADSTTTRKFGGLGLGLAIVRHLVELHGGTIQVDSPGEGLGATFTVRLPLMSVQEDSPLEVAGSHFKLDLSGVRVLVVDDEADTREFVTFLLEEAGAIATTVTSAEEVLSVLAQSQPDVLLSDIGMPGIDGYMLMQRIRALPPERGGQVKAIALTAYAGKFDRHRALAAGFQQHLSKPVEPEGLIRAIAQMLHST; encoded by the coding sequence ATGCTGCTTTCCTACAGCGTAGCGCTGCTCTCTACTACCCTGGCATTAGGAATTGCTCTACTATTGGGTTTTGTCATCGCTCCTATCCCCACTTCACCCTTTTTTGTCGCCGTTATGGTGAGCGCCTGGTTGGGCGGTTTAGGGCCAGGTCTATTGGCAACTGTTTTATCTACACTGGCGATTAACTACTGTTGCCTTCCGCCCCCTTACTCCTTCGCTTTTGACGATCCAAACACGTTAGTCCGTTTGGGAGCATTCATCATCGCCTCCTTCCTGATTAGCGGATTAAATCAAGCCCGTTGGAGTGCGATCCATCGAGAGAAAAGATTGCGAGCTGCAAGCGAAACGGCTCAACGCGAAACTCAAGTCGTGAAAGAACGTCTGGGTACGGTTCTTTCCAGCATTAGCGATGGATTTTACACCCTCGATCGCGATTGGTGCTATACCTACGCCAACGATCGCTACTGCCACATGGTCGAACGAGAACGGGAACAACTCCTCGGCGAGAACTTTTGGGCTTTATTTCCCTGTATCCTCGGAACCAGCCTAGAGAGCCAGTTTCAACAGGCAATGGTCGAACAAATTTCGGCTGGGTTTGAGTACCTGCATCTCCCTTGGCAGTATTGGTACGAATACCGGGTTTACCCCTCGCCCGATGGACTGACTGTTTTTATTGCAGATATCACCGAACGCAAGCAAACCGAAGCCGAACGGGAGCAACTTTTGCAAACCCTCGCCGCAGAACGCGCCCAGTTTGAAGCCGTTCTCAGCCAAATGCCCGCAGGCGTGTTAATTGCCGATGCGGCTTCTGGCAATCTGATTTTATCGAACGAGCAAGCCCATCAACTGCTGAGGTATACCCAAGCGATCGACATCAAACTCGATCAATACTTACCCAATATTCCCTTACTCGCCTACCGTTTGGATGGACAACCCTATGCGGCTGACGAATACCCCTTAGCGCGATCGCTGCGAACGGGGGAAACGATCCGCCATGAAGAAATAGAAATCCGCTATCCCGATGGCAGCCGCATCGTTATTGACACCAACGCCTCAGCCGTCTTGAACGATCGTGGAGAGATTATTTCCGCCGTCGCCGTCTTTCAGGATATAACGCAGCGACAGCACACCGAAATCGCCTTGCGTCAAAGCGAAGAACGATTGCGAGTCGCCCTCAAAAATGCTCCCATCACCGTCTTTAATCAAGACCTGGATTTGCGATATACCTGGATTGAAAACCCTGCTTTTGGCGATCTAGAAGGAACCGTTTTAGGTAAAGGCGATCGCGATTTAGCCAATCCAGAAGAAGCAGCCATCCTCACCCGCATCAAACGACAAGTTTTAGAAACCGGGATCGGCACGCGAGAGGAATGCAAGCTCACCCACTTGGGACAAGAATATTACTACGACCTGACCATTGAACCCTTAAAAGAGACGCCGGGGAACGTTATCGGCGTGACGGGTGCAGCCATTGACATTACCCCACTCAAACAAACCGAGTTAGCCCTGCGCCAAAGCGAAGAACGGTTTCGCCTGCTAGCAGAACGCGTCCGGGTGATCCCTTGGGAAGTCGATCCAGCAACCGGACAATTTACCTACGTTGGGCCGCAAGTTGTGGAAATCCTGGGCTATCCCTTAGAAGATTGGTATATCCAGGGCTTTTGGACAAAACAGATGTACGTTCGCGATCGCGAATGGGTGCCCCAGTTGTGTTATGAGAACTCGCTGATTTTGGATAACTACGACTTTGAATATCGCATGGTTGCCGCCGATGGTCGAATTGTCTGGCTTTATGACGTGGTTAACGTTTTGCGCCAAGGCGATCGCCCCCAGTTGTTGCGGGGAATTATGATTGATATTACGCAGCGCAAGCGGCATGAAGAAGCTCAACAATATCTTGCCCAATTTAGTAAAGCGCTGGCCAGTTCCTTAGATTACCAAACCATCCTGAACCAGCTTGCTTACCAATTGGTTCCCCATCTAGCCGACTGGTGCGTTGTCCAGGTCGTACAAGATGATGGTTCTATTGAAGCCGTCGCCACTGCTCACAGCAATCCTGAGAAAATTCAGTGGGCCGATGAAATTAGACAGCGCTATCCTATCAATCCAGACGATCCTACCGGCACGCCTCGCGTTTTGCGAACTGGGCAATCAGAATTTTACCCCCACATTACCGACGAACTGCTCGTCCAATCTGCCCGCGACGAGGAACATCTGCGGCTGCTGCGAGAGGTGGGTTTCCGTTCGGCGATGATTGTGCCAATGCCTGCGCGGGGAAAAATTTTAGGAACGCTCGTCTTCGTTGCCGCAGAGTCTGCCCGACAGTACGATCCAGAAGACTTGGCATTTGCTGAAGAATTGGGTCGCCACGCGGCTTTAGCTGTGGATAATGCTCAACTGTACCAAAAAGCGCAGCAGGCTCAACAAATTGCCGAACGATTGGCACATCGCACGGCGATTTTGCAGCAAATTACCGCTGCTTTTTCGCAAGCGCTGACGCCAAAGCAGGTGGCTGAAGTGGTGACGCAGCGCGCGATCGCCGCAATGGAGGCCAAAGCTGGGTTGCTGACGCTGCTAATCGATGAAGGGAAAGCGCTTCAGGTCATTCAAGCCGTGGGCTATCCAGAATCAATTTTGAATGTTTGGTCTAGCTTCCCGACGAACGCGCCAGTCCCCCTTGCCGAAACTGCCCGCACCCAAAACCCTGTATTTATCGGAAATCGCGAACTCTTTGTAGAGCGCTATCCTCATCTAGCAGAGAGCGCTACGATTACCCAACATCAAGCTTGGGCGTGCTTGCCCTTAAGCGTTGAAGATCGACTGTTGGGGGTGATTGGTCTAAGTTTTTCTCAGGCTCAAACCTTTGATTCTGAAGATCGGATCTTTATGCTGACGCTGGCTCAACAATGCGCCCAAGCGATCGCCCGCACCGATCTCTATGAGGCCGAACAGCGGGCCCGCAATGCCGCCGAAGCCGCAAACCGGGTTAAGGATGAGTTTTTGGCGGTGGTGTCCCATGAATTGCGATCGCCCCTGAATCCGATTTTGGGCTGGTCTAAATTCTTGCTCAACGGCAAACTTGATGCAGACCGCACCCAACAAGCCTTGAGTGCTATTGAGCGCAATGCACGCTTGCAATCTGAACTGATTGAAGATTTACTCGATGTTTCTCGGATTCTGCGGGGTAAGTTAAGTCTGAACGCGAGTTCGGTGAATTTGGCTTCTACCATTCAAGCCGCCATTGAAACGGTACGCCTCGCGGCCGAAGCTAAGTCCATTGAGATGAATGCGTTTCTCGATCCGCAGGTTGGACGGGTTTGGGGCGATGCCACCCGCTTGCAGCAAGTGGTGTGGAATTTGCTTTCCAATGCGGTGAAATTTACGCCCCCCAACGGGCAGATTGAGGTCAAGTTAGAACGCTTATCGGACACTCCCCCTCAATCTTTTGCTCAAATTGTCGTGGCGGACACGGGAAAGGGGATTGCAACGGACTTTTTGCCCCATGTCTTTGACTACTTTCGACAAGCGGATAGCACCACAACGCGCAAGTTTGGCGGCTTGGGATTGGGGTTAGCCATTGTGCGTCATTTGGTGGAACTGCATGGGGGGACGATTCAAGTCGATAGCCCTGGGGAAGGTTTGGGCGCAACGTTTACGGTTCGCCTGCCGTTGATGTCTGTTCAGGAGGATTCTCCTTTAGAAGTTGCCGGATCGCACTTCAAGCTCGATCTCAGCGGCGTTCGGGTGTTGGTGGTGGATGATGAGGCGGATACGCGCGAGTTTGTCACCTTTTTATTAGAAGAAGCAGGCGCGATCGCGACTACGGTGACTTCGGCAGAAGAGGTGCTGAGTGTGTTAGCCCAGTCTCAGCCGGATGTGCTACTTAGCGATATTGGGATGCCAGGAATTGATGGCTACATGCTGATGCAGCGGATTCGCGCCTTACCGCCAGAACGCGGCGGCCAGGTGAAGGCGATCGCGCTGACGGCCTATGCTGGAAAGTTCGATCGGCATCGGGCCTTAGCCGCAGGCTTTCAGCAGCACCTCTCGAAGCCCGTAGAACCGGAGGGGTTAATCCGCGCGATCGCGCAGATGCTCCACTCTACTTAA